In Plectropomus leopardus isolate mb chromosome 17, YSFRI_Pleo_2.0, whole genome shotgun sequence, the DNA window GGATTTAACCatggatttaaccctttgaaacccggacgtttgcttgatttatttcaacatagAAATCAAACAATgagcaacacaaaaaagacctcacaattaacaaataattcgtgaaaaaaatggcatatgaaagttaaccaaaaaagaaagcaaaacgaaaagtaaacaaaaggaTGTGACGTGAAAGcgtaaaaataaatagatataaaaaacaaattaaaatacaaatttctgagaattataatgataataaaaatgttttttttggggtattttccctttgttatttgaaaatgttctgatctgatctctctctctctctccctccctctcttagctattttttaggtaatttgttgtcaccttttactgtttttacaatttgcaagacatttctcgccaagttTTTTCTATGCTgctgaaagacatcaaaccaatttgctcaatgtTTCACAGTTTTCAAAGGCATCTGATTGctgcagaagaaaactgatgccaatccaggtctcaaagggttaacatgggCATGGGGACGTTTccaggatattaggacattagAAGCTTTGATAGGACCTTTATCTGGGATCACAGGGGGATCCTCCACTAgtaattttttgataatcatgctcttttttgatgctgttttatgcactttggcaccttatgtatactgaaagtacaaaaactctttatatttattgtaaattagaaatCACAAGCATCACAATATAGGACTAAAAGTAGGCTATAAGTAGCCTAGGCTACTCATTACAAAGAATGGCCTAACtcagtatatataatatattaatggactgtattgatgcattaatgtgttcatcactttaatcTTACTAAATGTGGAACTCATTTTAAATACTTCAGGTACTGCAGGATAACCTGTGAATTTCTCCCTTGGGGTCAATTCGGTTGGATCTTAACCAATAATAACATACATATACCATAATTTATTTGGAAATTCAAATTGTATTAACAGTATAAATCTACAAAGTAACTACATTATTAAATAACAGCGGTTAAGTAAAGAGTATCTCTTTTTGAGGTGTGGTTGAGTAGGGTAGGAGTAACCTCAAGTACTGACTATAAAATGGAAATGCTTCCAAATTCTCAAGAAGAAGTGGGCGGACTCCAAACCGGATCTTCTGGCTCCACAGCGAAAGGCCTTAAGGATAAAAAGCCAATAAGAACTAAGTAGCCTACATGTTTGATAAATTCCCCATAAACCGAGGATGCATTGATGTtgatttacatgatttttttctttatttttcatatctcttaaaatttgattttttcatttctctgtagaTACAATATGTCTCCACAATAAGGCTTTCCCACCACCATGgagtttattttacatttgtgcaaatgaaaaaaggattaaaaaaaaaaccaactcagCTCTAGTCTAATGCATGGATGGATAGCTGTGCATGTACTTGTTAGGCTAATGtacaatttattaaataaatgataaaatggaattttttaagttaaatataaTTAGGCTCCCAGTAGGCTACTTGTagaattgtaataataataataataataataaactttatttatatagcacctttcatacaagacaTGCAGCCCAACATGCTTCACAACAAAGGAATTACAtacaccaagtgcttcacatgaaaagacatagaagacacaaaaacataataaaacctgcatgtaaaaataagataagatcagaatagaatacatGGACTGCATGAAACCCACctgataatactagtaaaagtaagaaaaaaagataaaaatagaatgcacgacacaagatggaaaataaaatccattgagataataattaatagaaaataaagcaaaaaataattagcgtgtaaaatacataaaattaagaaaaatacaacattacaacagtacttagttactttccacaaCTGCCAAATACTCAAataatgatttcttttaagTAGCCTATTGTACATATAGAAGCTGAAACTTACGAGGTGTCCTTGAAAGCAGCGTCAGTTTGGCAATTTAGTCGTGTTTTTAGAATGAGGACCAGAAAATTAAAccacattttttgacaagtgAAACCGGGAAATAAACAGGTTTTAATGAGACATCAGTTCCCAGGCTACTACGTGAAAAGTAAATTGCATTAAAAGAGCTGCCGATTGAGCTGATCTGATACAAAAGCAAGCGCTTCCTTACTCActttaaacttaaatttttgGATTTCTGCAGGACGTGACATGCTCGTAACTGTCAGCGCATGTAGGCGTCAGTTTATATCGCTCTCCTGCACTCTTGGACTTTAACCAGCGCTCGCTACAACTTTAAGAAataaattacttgttttttcttttctgcaggaAATCACATGGAGGTGCTCTTGCGCTCACATGACAGTCAGTACCATGGCAGGAGAGATCAATGAAGGTACAGTGCGAAAACTTTCTCTACGCCTCTGAACACAATGTTGCCATATCGTTGATCAATTTGCTGCTTTGTTTGGGATTGCGCTGTCAAAcgacttaaaaaaatactgtattggATGTTTTAAAACGTGGATGCGTGTGCTCGGTGAAGTCGCGATGTGAACTGACCAATGAGAACTTTTGGGTACATTAAGATCTCAAAATGAAGTTacttcaacttaaaaaaaaccgtGAGTGGCTGATCCGATTTGGACTCGCCTGTTAATGTTTTCTTGATATACGATGAGCTACAGTAACACTAATATGCTGTTAGGGTGATATGGGTATATCAaagttttgatgctttttcctGCCACGTGAAAGTCAGTCGGTTACAGTACATTAGCAGTGTAAACTCAGATTTCATATCAGCATTTGATCCAACTGCAAAGCTATGATAAGATCGATCATGCTTTTGATATATTGACACTATCAGAGCAAAACTGTACAATCTGTGTAGGGATCATATAAAGTCATATGATGGGAAATAAAGTGAGCATCAAAGGTAATAAAATCACCATAAATTGAGTACAGCTGATTTAAAGTGAGGTATTGCTGTGATTTTTCAGTAGAGGTATGCTGCTTATTAAACATTTCTTATGCTTGTAGTTGTGATGCTATATGTAGGTGTTGTTCCCCCTTTAGGCTCAGTTCCTGCCTATTACAGGGACGTGTATGAGGCCATCCGCTGTAGGACAGATGAAAAAGTGCAGGTTGAAGTTTTTCAGCGGTTGCTCCAAAGGACCGATCTCTCCAAGACGGTTTTAGGCCAGGTGAGGGGCTCACACTTTAATCGTCAAGAGGCTGCAGCagtctataaaaaaataatgatacagAGGCACCCACCATAAGCAAcagtaaataacattttctaacaGGTGTCATTTTTGGCCTCTTGTCTTTTACCTGGCACAGCTTTCTACATATACCATGTGTATCCCATCTATGCATCCACATACTCTTATATCCACTTATTGGCTCTTAAAgacttggttaaaaaaagatgctggaATATTAAACTATCACTGATTGGTAACTTTAAAATGGCAGAGGCTCATGTTGTTCCAatcaaatgaatgaattaagaGTTAAAGGGGAACAACACCTGAATTAAGAGTTCCACTATATTCATTCCATCACCTTGACAGGTTTTGTCTATGTTGTGAAAATGAGCTCCTCTCGCTCAAAGCCAAAAATCCAGAGACTCAAACTTGTGTTAAGtaagacaatgaatgggagtcCGACATTGTGGACTcacaaaatatatgttttcctttttatatcCAAATAATTCTATTGTAGTATTTtcagttctgaaacagaaaatgtatccaTATAGACCTAATcccaatgttttatttttcacaataacTTCTAGGTACTAACTCCCATGCTTCTTGTACATAAAGTGAAACGGCACTGAGCAAGCGCTGCCTCATTTGGTTAATTTTTACCCGcacaaaaccccccccccccaaactaTACCATTTTATGTAcgctatatttggaatattttcactgcttacCTTGTCATCATACAGCCGTttctgacagggaactgaaGGTGTTATCTTAAAGCCATCAGACTCCTTTGAcaagaaacagacattttagaACACGGAAGGTTGCTGGTCTACGGCGGCCTCAAATGGTTTGTGTTAAagataaaatggtgaaaatattccaaatatagcgtacacttacaTTGATACTGACTTTTGTAGGAGGCTGAACACAACATAGAGCTGAATTCCAACACTATCAAACTTGCAAAAATCATTATGTTAATGTGGCGTTTCGGTACAAAAAACCTTGATAAGGCAAACAGTTTTGTGACAAAGCGAAACCCCTATAGGGAGGAGTGGCTGTGAGTTTGCAATCAGCCACTTACCCCTTGTGCAGTGTGATGGCATAAACTCCAAACATGAATTTATGTaacaatttacaatttttataCATAGAAATAGAGaagtaaaaaggtaaaaacacacCATATGGCGACAATCATAAATcttggtggctaaaatatgttttcccgCAGCCACAGCAGTAGCTTACATTGCTCAGCTTCTGTGCCAGTAAATATGTTGGCAAACTCTGCTGTTCGAAACAGTTGTCAACCTGAAAGTGTTGGCACCATGTCACGCTGATTCTGTTTTAGGACTTTCCCCTGAGTGCTCTCACCATCATCCATAACATTTTTCCCaattcattgtctgtggagcagctccacgCTTTATGACATCTCAGTTTGAGTTTcagcactctagtttttggatttggatttatacaatatttttggactgtcgtagaccataggaataacatgtatgaattttgaaaatgggtgcAGTTCCTCTTTAAACACTTGAATAGATGATATCCTTGTGCTCATATTTGTTTCATCCTGATAAGACTATGTTGTGAATTTACATTAAGCAATAcagataatatatatattatataaacacataaatatatgtgtaaTGTAAACAGGAAATTGGTTCAAGTTTTGTGTTGGCTAGCACACTGATAAAGACATAGGCTTTACATCATTGGCCATCTgtcagatgtttaaaaaatataagcaaCATACTACAACCCAGGAGTGTTATGAAATAGCTCTGAGTGTGTCACGTCTGTCATGGTTCAGTAGAATTTCCCTTTTCCTGACCACACATCATCACTTTTGCGTCTTGTGAGTTCTTTATTTGCGTATAGGGCTGTAAACCAAAGTTGAACTTGAATCTTGGACTGAAAAGCGTCAACCTTCATGTCATATTGTCTTTTCCCCCCTCAGATTGCTGAGCATGTTGACACTACAGATGGATCTCTGAGCAAGTTGTCACTCTATAAAGCGCTTGCCTTGATTGCTCTTGCTCAGCAAGGAAAGCAACCAAGCCCCAAACTCTTGGAGAACTGCATACAAGGTAGGTGACAGCGACAGCGGAGCAGTAAAGCTTTTGCTTAATGAGTAGCTTGATgattcctctgtgtgtctgaagACAACCTCAGTTATTCCCCTGCTGGGAGACATTTCATCTGCACAGGGCAAATTTCACTCTTTTATTGGCTCACTAGACTCAAGGTTTCATTCCTAACATAAGCTAGCTGGGATAAATCCAACTATTGTTCTAAGTTAGATCTAATATCATAATAATGGggacatttgaaaatatttatacaaaaagTATTGTGCAAAAATACCAGGTCATACTTTCAGTTTCATTCACAACAGAAGCcagaattttgatttaattcatctatttctttctcttttattttggtAGAGAAGCCTTAGCTATGTTTAAGTGTTGCATTCTTTCACTATAGTCCCACAGTGGGAAGATGATAGGGGGAAGTTTCATGGTTTTCATAGAGGTAGCCATTATGCTGGCTTGACTTCGATGCATTCCCAACCTTCTGTGATTATTTAAGGCTCTCTCTGTTATTTCAGGTGTGGCCAGTATGGCAGCTAGCTGCATGCCACTTCCTCATCTGTGCAAGAACAAGTTTTCTGCATTTGTCGCAGTACATTACATTCAATTCCTAACCTTCTTGGAATGTGCAGAAAAGGGATGAATAACAGGCACCATGCACAATACTGTGCTGGCTAAAGACAAACATAGTGAGACACGTAGTAATCTGCTGAGAAAAGAAATGTGGTTTTAACACCAGCATTCCTCACAGTTaggaaattcattttattttagatttgttgattttacaataaaagacaaatattagaAGCTGATGCTGGTTGTGTGCTTGACAGAGTTACCTAAACCTCAGCTTGGGGAGCCGAGGGACCTGAACGCGCTGAGGATGCAGCCGGCTCAGGAGGATGTTCTGACAATGTCTCAGACGCTGGACAAGCTGCTGATCAGAGACACAGTCCAGGTGGAGCTCATACCTGAGAAGAAGGGCTTGTTCCTCAAACATGTGGAGTACCAGGTCACCAGCCAGGCAAGGGACCCCATTAATCTCAGTGCATGCAAATAATTGTGTTAAAGGAACCTCAACAAGTGCAGTATTCTTCATGTTTGTCTTAACCTTTCTGTGAAGACACTGGGGACAAATTACTTTTACTCTCTTTATAAGCCATGTAACTACATttacaacagaaaattaaatgttcaggattcccgcagatccttaaaaagtcttaaaaggcattaaaaacattaatgcaaaaataaggctttaattggtattaaaatgtcttaaattgatGTCAGAAgtctttaaaatgctaaaaaaaaaaaaacaaccaaaaaacaaacaattaaattaattgtcttctctgaattttgcattgtaaaatctcaaaataattggtgaTAATTAACTTTCAAATAATTAATGGATTGCCTCACGAATAACCATCATGCAGATAAGGATAGAGTAACCAACAACACATATACCACATCCAATCAAATGAcgaaaacaaaagttttttggttttttttccaaggcAAACCAAATGGATACttacataataatacatgttttcCGTGTgtagaagctttttttttttttttttttggtattttaagtaGATTATCCAACTTTTTAACTTGAACCAAAACGTGTTTATGTTACCATAAACATTTGGTTAAAATTTGTTCCTCCTAACCCTAAGTGATTGATGTGggttcatatttctttttttttcttaaatttttgttattgtaaaaaatgatcttaaatttcattccaagtggcattaaaagtcctaaaaagACTTAAATTCAACTAGTCTTAAGCTGTAGGAATCCTAAATGTTGCGTGCTCTTTTccattttctcatcattttctgtctctgctttttgttttctagcgttataaaatatcagtttacCGGCGCTATAGTGATTTTGATGTCTTCCATGAGGTTTTGCTTCAGAGATTCGCCTACAGAGTGGTGCCAGCACTGCCACCTAAAAGAATGCTAAAGGGAGGTATGTTATTCTGTCTGAACACCTACACAGTCAGcattgtatttctttctttctgcattTCCTCCATCTTTCCTTCCGAACTCATTATTGTTTCCTGAGCATTGTTTGAATTTGGGCTTATATGCTTAACTGAAAGGTCAGCTTTAAATACCCAGGTGCTCCTGGTgacttttgtttggtttttgtttgataaagaataaatgttacattttaatacaaGCTGTAATCCCCGTAGGCTCTATTGTTTCAAACACTGTAATTGcaattcatcaaaaatattgcctgaaagaaacaaagaaactaCTGATGCGTAAAATGAGCCTATTTCAGTTCACAATAACATATTGTTGCTTCTGAATGATAATtttgtcagcacacacacacacacacacacacacacacacacacacacagacacactggtGAATGTTTGCAAAACATCTAGCCGAATTAAACAATGTGTCAATAACAGATCTTCATCAAGTACAGAATATGTCAAAAAGATACAGCATAAAATGAACTTTTGGTCTCATATTAGTGATAAATGTAGCTCAAGATCTCCTtcattattcctttttttcagtaatcAGTGCGGAGGAATTGAGAAGCAAGCAAATTTTCATGCACTACATTGAAAGTGTACTTAACCAATTTAACACTGTTGGACTCATGCAGGACagttaaaaaagtattaaaaaagatGCAGCCGAAAGAACAagagatatatattttttagttctATGTATTCTTCTTCCTTGTCAAACGAAGGAAGTGTACATTTCCTACAATACAATCTGACCTATGATAGTTTGGTTTGAGATTCAGTGTATTATTTTAGTGGCAGCTAATGTAGCCTCAAGAAGTCAGGTGTAGAAGAGGCACGGACTCAAGAGGTTGCTTAATTCTAACTCCACACCGCCagaaagtttgcatttttaatcatgtaatCTTAAGTGTTAACTGATGCTGACTCAAATGTGATAACTTAAGGCAATTTATTCAATTTCGTGCAGCTCCCACTAGAACCACAAAAGGCTTTATACACCTTCTTTTTACATAGTTCCACCTAGGACCAGTGAAAAGACAAACTCGTGGAGTTCTCCTTtggtatttctatttttcaaaaGGAACAGTtcatctaaaaatgaaaaaccctAAACGTCAGATgtctagatggcactcggcttgtggtgctcaaagtgccaaaaaatacacatttaaaaaaactcaacagtaatgtctctttccagaaagaCACATTGTGGATAgttcaataaaaagaaaatagttcctatataaaactgctcacaacaacatctgtgggttatcttgagtaaccgggtcatggtttctggaaaaagacattgctgttgagtttttcagatgtatttattttggcgctttgagcaccacaagccgagtgctgTCTACTTCCATTAtgttggagagaaagcagacatctctactgacaatatctccaacacccagcaattcacatgaaaacagattaataaatagcaccacaggtacgaggaaaaatatttattttgtattttggggtgaagtgtccctttaaagtaATACAACCTTTCTGCTAACCATCTACCCCGTAACACTCCTGGTCAAAGTGCTTAATGTGTCCTCACGGTGTTTTCTTTGGCATCTGTCCACAGTTCTCACCTCTGTCTCTGAGCGTGACTTCATTGAAGGGAGAAGACGTGCTCTTGGCAGATTCATTAACCTGGTGGCACGGCATCCCTTCTTCTCGGAGGACGAGCTGGTCAAGACCTTCCTCACCTTTAGCGGCTCCGTATGTAGTGTTTTTGTAACTCGCCGCCTCCTGCTGTGTCACCAGCTGTTACACAATGAGCATTATCATCATAATGACCTGACAGTGAAATGCATCCTGTTCCAGTTAcctagtgtcttttttttccacttacacGCTCCTCACCCGTATTCCCAAACAGGATGTTCAGACTAAGCTGCGTGAGGCTTACAAGAAAACGGGTGATGAGTTCATGACTAACAGAATTGCAACCCAGGCGAAGGTTTGTCACATATGtacgatgaaaaaaaaatcctactgcTGCAGAAACAATTTCCTG includes these proteins:
- the snx8a gene encoding sorting nexin-8a isoform X1; the encoded protein is MTVSTMAGEINEGSVPAYYRDVYEAIRCRTDEKVQVEVFQRLLQRTDLSKTVLGQIAEHVDTTDGSLSKLSLYKALALIALAQQGKQPSPKLLENCIQELPKPQLGEPRDLNALRMQPAQEDVLTMSQTLDKLLIRDTVQVELIPEKKGLFLKHVEYQVTSQRYKISVYRRYSDFDVFHEVLLQRFAYRVVPALPPKRMLKGVLTSVSERDFIEGRRRALGRFINLVARHPFFSEDELVKTFLTFSGSDVQTKLREAYKKTGDEFMTNRIATQAKEYLPADIQAQFATSRELIRNIHNSFQKLRDRAEKMAERSKENATDLLLFGRELSTLGSDASSLPSLASSQSTWGTLRQSLKSLSVEFAVLSDKAAQQGRREEDDVVEKLNLFLDLLQSYRDLCERHEKGVLHEHQRALHKYGMMKRQMMSATVQPKEQASVEQLESRIVQQENAIQTMELRNYFSLFCLHQETQLIFIYLPITSHILGAFVNSQVQGHREMGAVWNELQPKLGCLFGVNNGLKPSI